A single window of Vigna unguiculata cultivar IT97K-499-35 chromosome 1, ASM411807v1, whole genome shotgun sequence DNA harbors:
- the LOC114188047 gene encoding uncharacterized protein LOC114188047, giving the protein MSRSGTTSNSCEPNARPPRPRSKNASGNRTDIGWKHGTDVLGNGKKVKCNYCSKTFNGGIFRFKHHIAGIRYDSKPCALVPEEVKVVMIKVEAEAKDVSKKKRRRNTIDEFDDEHIEEVDTNQSSSSMMFKNKGMEKSSQGVQSTLNQQYKKGDKEKVDAQVAEFFYTSAIPFNVIRNPTFAKMCEMIGRYGVGYKPPSYHDIREIFFETSSAKNRLNSPKGTVFLYSLDTSDISKIADKVFKMLDDVVEFVGEENVVQVVTDNAANFKAGGELLMKKWEHLYWTPCAAHCIDLIFEDFEKHLKVHQITIKKGRRITTYIYGRAMLISMLKKFSQGRDLIRPGMARFATSYLTLACLH; this is encoded by the exons ATGTCTAGAAGTGGGACAACTTCAAATTCTTGTGAGCCCAATGCTAGACCTCCTAGACCTAGAAGTAAGAATGCTTCAGGAAACCGTACTGACATTGGATGGAAACATGGAACAGATGTTTTGGGCAATGGAAAAAAAGTGAAATGCAACTATTGCTCAAAAACATTCAATGGAGGAATTTTCAGATTTAAGCATCATATTGCTGGCATTAGATATGATTCTAAACCATGTGCCTTAGTTCCTGAAGAAGTGAAAGTTGTAATGATAAAAGTTGAGGCAGAGGCTAAGGAtgtttcaaaaaagaaaagaagacgaAATACAATTGATGAGTTTGATGATGAGCATATTGAAGAGGTGGATACCAATCAAAGTAGTAGTAGTATGATGTTCAAAAATAAAGGAATGGAAAAATCCAGTCAAGGTGTTCAATCTACTTTAAATCAGCAGTATAAGAAAGGGGATAAAGAAAAAGTTGATGCTCAAGTGGCTGAATTTTTTTACACAAGTGCTATTCCATTCAATGTTATTAGAAATCCTACTTTTGCAAAAATGTGTGAAATGATTGGAAGATATGGAGTTGGCTACAAACCTCCATCATATCATGATATTagagaaattttttttgaaacaagCAGTGCAAAAAACCGAT TGAATAGTCCTAAAGGGACCGTGTTTCTTTATTCATTGGATACATCAGATATCTCAAAAATTGCAGATAAAGTGTTTAAGATGTTGGATGATGTAGTGGAATTTGTTGGAGAGGAGAATGTGGTTCAAGTGGTTACCGATAATGCTGCAAATTTCAAGGCAGGTGGGGAGTTATTGATGAAAAAATGGGAGCATTTGTATTGGACTCCATGTGCTGCCCATTGCATTGATTTGATCTTTGAAGATTTTGAGAAACATTTAAAGGTCCATCAAATTACTATCAAGAAAGGGAGAAGAATCACTACCTACATTTATGGTAGAGCAATGCTAATTAGCATGCTGAAGAAGTTCTCCCAAGGTAGAGACTTGATAAGGCCAGGTATGGCTAGATTTGCCACATCTTATTTAACTCTTGCATGTCTCCATTAA
- the LOC114175616 gene encoding metal transporter Nramp6-like — translation MAITGSGSGQPQFISSTGNRSSSNAPLIENSDTNQVVVPDRRSWKNLFAYMGPGFLVSIAYIDPGNFETDLQAGAQFKYELLWIILVASCAALVIQSMAANLGVVTGKHLAEHCRIEYPRVPNFILWIIAEIAIVACDIPEVIGTAFALNMLFNIPVWIGVLLTGLSTLILLALQQYGVRKLEFLIAFLVFTIAACFMAELGYAKPDAKEVIKGLFVPELKGNGATGLAISLLGAMVMPHNLFLHSALVLSRKIPRSLRGIKEACRFYMIESAFALMVAFLINVCVISVSGAVCNSSNLNAEDQMSCQNLDLNEASFLLRNVLGKWSSKLFGIALLASGQSSTITGTYAGQYVMQGFLDLRLEPWIRNMLTRCLAIVPSLIVAVIGGSAGAGKLIIIASMILSFELPFALVPLLKFTSCKTKMGTHVNSTMISAVTWIIGTLIMAINIYYIITGFIKLLIHSHIKIVGKVFLGMIGFSGMAIYLAGVTYLVLRKNTEATHLLALTAPENQHMTNEHGNGPIYSLPREDIVSMQLPQRSTPAADLD, via the exons ATGGCTATCACAGGTTCTGGTTCTGGGCAGCCACAGTTCATTTCGAGCACCGGCAACCGAAGCTCTTCCAATGCGCCACTCATTGAGAACTCGGATACTAATCAAGTTGTTGTGCCTGAT AGGAGAAGTTGGAAAAATTTATTTGCCTACATGGGACCTGGATTTCTTGTATCCATTGCATACATAGACCCAGGGAACT TTGAGACGGATCTTCAGGCTGGGGCACAATTTAAATATGAG TTACTTTGGATCATATTGGTGGCATCATGTGCTGCTCTTGTAATTCAATCAATGGCAGCTAATCTTGGGGTGGTCACTG GAAAACACTTAGCAGAGCATTGTAGAATTGAATATCCTCGGGTGCCCAACTTCATCCTTTGGATTATTGCTGAAATTGCTATAGTGGCCTGTGACATTCCTGAAG TAATTGGGACAGCCTTCGCACTGAACATGCTCTTCAACATACCCGTTTGGATTGGTGTTCTTCTGACAGGACTCAGCACATTGATTCTCTTAGCATTACAGCAATATGGG GTTAGGAAACTTGAATTCTTGATTGCATTTCTTGTATTTACAATTGCTGCATGTTTTATGGCTGAGCTTGGATATGCAAAGCCTGATGCTAAAGAAGTTATAAAGGGTCTTTTTGTGCCAGAACTAAAAGGAAATGGTGCAACTGGTCTCGCAATTTCCCTCCTTGGAGCTATGGTTATGCC GCACAATCTCTTCCTACACTCAGCACTGGTGCTGTCTAGGAAAATTCCACGATCCCTTCGAGGAATCAAG GAGGCTTGTAGATTTTACATGATAGAAAGTGCCTTTGCCCTCATGGTGGCCTTCCTCATAAATGTTTGTGTTATTTCTGTAAGTGGTGCTGTTTGCAATTCTTCGAATTTGAATGCAGAAGATCAAATGAGCTGTCAGAATTTGGATCTGAACGAAGCCTCCTTCCTACTTAGA AATGTCTTGGGGAAATGGAGTTCAAAACTGTTTGGAATTGCTTTGCTTGCATCGGGTCAAAGTTCTACTATAACAGGAACATATGCAGGGCAATATGTTATGCAG GGATTTCTTGATTTACGACTGGAGCCATGGATTCGGAATATGTTAACTCGTTGCTTAGCTATAGTTCCTAGTTTGATTGTTGCAGTCATTGGTGGATCAGCCGGGGCTGGGAAGCTCATAATAATTGCATCC ATGATCTTATCATTTGAACTTCCTTTTGCTTTGGTTCCACTCCTCAAGTTTACAAGCTGCAAAACTAAGATGGGGACACATGTCAACTCTACCatg ATTTCAGCTGTTACATGGATAATCGGTACCCTCATCATGGCCATTAACATATACTACATAATAACTGGCTTCATCAAGCTGCTTATTCACAGCCACATAAAAATTGTGGGTAAGGTGTTTCTTGGGATGATTGGATTTTCAGGCATGGCAATATATCTAGCAGGTGTAACATATCTAGTGCTACGCAAAAATACAGAGGCTACACACCTTTTGGCTCTAACAGCACCCGAAAATCAACATATGACAAATGAACATGGCAATGGACCAATCTATTCTCTTCCAAGAGAAGACATAGTAAGCATGCAATTGCCTCAAAGAAGTACTCCTGCTGCTGATCTTGACTGA